One genomic region from Panthera tigris isolate Pti1 chromosome D1, P.tigris_Pti1_mat1.1, whole genome shotgun sequence encodes:
- the SPA17 gene encoding sperm surface protein Sp17, which produces MSIPFSNTHYRIPQGFGNLLEGLTREILREQPENIPAFAAAYFENLLEKREKTNFDPAEWGTKVDDRFYNNHAFKEHESTESCESEKEKSHTSVKEDETPVTALESSEEEKEKQENAAVKIQAAFRGHLVREEVKKMKPGNAQEKETEEKE; this is translated from the exons ATGTCGATTCCATTCTCCAACACCCACTACCGAATTCCACAAGGATTTGGGAATCTTCTTGAAGGGCTGACACGCGAGATTCTGAGGGAGCAACCAGAAAACATACCAGCTTTTGCAGCAGCGTATTTTGAAAATCTTCTAGAGAAACGAGAga aaaccaACTTTGATCCAGCAGAATGGGGGACTAAGGTAGATGACCGCTTCTATAACAACCATGCATTCAAG GAGCACGAATCAACTGAGAGTTGTGAGTcggaaaaagaaaagtctcacACATCCGTGAAAGAAGATGAGACACCAGTCACAGCCTTA GAatcttctgaagaagaaaaagaaaaacaggagaatgCTGCTGTCAAAATCCAAGCAGCCTTCCGGGGACATTTAGTCAGAGAGgaggtgaagaaaatgaaaccaggtAATgctcaagaaaaggaaacagaggaaaaggagTGA